The Caulifigura coniformis genome includes a region encoding these proteins:
- a CDS encoding MauE/DoxX family redox-associated membrane protein gives MSANCQRGGDLRRLSSCYFIAFSVLVGATLPLWTGRGAFPRVPAVSWLTSAGAWLAPLLFGGFLVAAIAFVRLGPVRSVWAMVVAVVLASAMLNQHCFQVWAYHLGVAGLIAAFSAPGRAATRLKWLTIAIYFWSAVSKLDVGFVGGPGQILWGGLLSALRIDPAQFPPRLVGPAPWIMPAGELATALALAIPRTRRIGLWLSIVMHALLLLAVGPLGLGHESGVQIWNVLFIVQNLLLFRGVPWTAEVTGPRDSTPADRSSGDRIVAAMLAGVVVMPAFQPWGYWDVWPSWAVYSARGGWTTILVHHDEVDRLPEEARRYVGEAAPLSDWHPVDVDAWSLAELHCPVYPQPRFRLALAAALSRTARIQVERRSPPDRRTGQSRSETLEVSGGRLSPELEAAFWLNTRPAVTADP, from the coding sequence ATGAGTGCAAACTGCCAGAGGGGAGGGGACCTGCGGCGGCTTTCGTCGTGCTACTTCATCGCGTTTTCGGTTCTTGTCGGCGCGACGTTGCCGCTCTGGACCGGACGCGGTGCTTTTCCCCGCGTCCCCGCGGTGTCATGGCTGACGAGTGCGGGAGCCTGGCTCGCTCCACTGTTGTTCGGTGGGTTCCTTGTGGCGGCGATCGCCTTTGTCCGCCTCGGACCGGTCCGCTCGGTGTGGGCAATGGTCGTGGCGGTAGTCCTGGCGTCCGCAATGCTCAACCAGCATTGTTTCCAGGTGTGGGCCTACCATCTGGGCGTCGCCGGGCTGATTGCGGCATTCTCGGCGCCCGGCCGCGCTGCGACGCGTCTGAAATGGCTCACGATCGCCATCTACTTCTGGTCTGCCGTTTCAAAGCTCGATGTCGGCTTCGTGGGCGGTCCCGGCCAGATCCTGTGGGGCGGACTTCTTTCGGCCCTGCGAATCGATCCTGCGCAGTTTCCGCCCCGTCTCGTTGGGCCTGCTCCGTGGATCATGCCGGCCGGCGAACTGGCGACAGCGCTGGCCCTTGCGATTCCACGAACACGACGGATCGGTCTGTGGCTGTCGATCGTCATGCATGCCCTGCTGCTCCTCGCCGTTGGCCCGCTTGGGCTGGGCCATGAGTCCGGGGTTCAGATCTGGAACGTCCTCTTCATCGTTCAGAACCTGCTTCTGTTTCGAGGCGTTCCCTGGACTGCCGAAGTCACCGGCCCACGCGATTCGACTCCGGCCGACCGTTCCAGCGGCGACCGGATCGTGGCCGCGATGCTGGCGGGCGTCGTCGTCATGCCCGCATTTCAGCCCTGGGGATATTGGGACGTGTGGCCTTCATGGGCCGTCTACTCGGCGCGCGGTGGATGGACGACGATTCTTGTTCACCATGACGAGGTCGACCGCCTCCCGGAGGAGGCCCGGCGTTATGTCGGCGAAGCCGCCCCACTGTCCGATTGGCATCCGGTCGATGTGGATGCCTGGTCACTCGCGGAGCTGCATTGCCCCGTTTATCCCCAGCCGCGATTCCGGCTGGCGCTTGCCGCGGCGCTCAGCCGCACAGCGCGGATTCAGGTCGAGCGTCGAAGTCCTCCCGATCGCCGAACAGGTCAGTCACGCTCCGAGACGCTCGAGGTTTCAGGAGGCCGCCTGTCGCCCGAACTGGAAGCGGCGTTCTGGTTGAACACCCGGCCAGCGGTGACCGCGGATCCATGA
- a CDS encoding glycosyltransferase family 4 protein, translated as MRIVVMGGLARSLVNFRGHLLKRLCALGHDVIACAGDNDPAVRSQLQAWGVRFRAVPLSRTGRNPVQELAVVRNLTHVLAEERPDVYLGYTVKPVIYGGWAAASAGVPRRVALVTGLGSAFLPRDWKGRALRRVVVELYRSALSRYQRVVFQNSDDCNEFVSRRLVAADQIGRVNGSGIDLREFPVAQLPDDRPRFLLIARLLREKGIAEYAEAVRQVKQAFPQAVCQLLGPPYDSPCAIPLSQIREWERSCGLEYLGETDDVRPAIAASNVYILPSYREGVPRSTQEAMGMGRPIITTDVPGCRETVIDGRNGLLVPSQDSARLAEAMLRLASDPALRAMMGCESRRLAEAKFDVHQVNQELVDLLVPESPLSAAA; from the coding sequence GTGCGGATTGTTGTGATGGGAGGCCTGGCCCGGTCGCTGGTGAACTTTCGCGGTCACCTTCTGAAGCGACTCTGTGCACTGGGGCACGACGTCATTGCCTGCGCCGGCGACAACGATCCGGCAGTCCGCAGCCAGTTGCAGGCGTGGGGCGTCCGCTTCCGCGCTGTTCCGCTCAGCCGGACCGGCCGCAACCCGGTTCAGGAACTGGCCGTCGTCAGGAACCTCACGCACGTCCTCGCTGAAGAACGACCGGATGTTTACCTGGGCTACACGGTGAAGCCTGTGATCTATGGCGGCTGGGCCGCGGCGTCGGCGGGGGTTCCCCGCCGCGTGGCCCTGGTCACAGGTCTGGGTTCGGCGTTTCTGCCGCGAGACTGGAAGGGGCGGGCCTTGCGCCGCGTTGTTGTCGAGCTTTATCGTTCCGCACTCTCGCGCTACCAACGCGTGGTGTTCCAGAACTCCGACGACTGCAACGAATTCGTCAGCCGCCGTCTCGTCGCGGCCGACCAGATCGGGCGCGTGAACGGCTCGGGAATCGACCTTCGCGAATTTCCGGTCGCACAGCTGCCGGACGACCGGCCGCGGTTCCTGTTGATCGCCCGCCTGCTTCGCGAAAAGGGAATCGCCGAATACGCCGAGGCGGTCCGGCAGGTGAAACAGGCATTCCCCCAAGCCGTCTGCCAGCTGCTCGGGCCGCCTTACGACAGTCCATGTGCGATCCCCCTCTCGCAAATTCGGGAATGGGAGCGCTCGTGCGGACTCGAATACCTCGGCGAGACAGACGACGTCCGGCCGGCGATCGCTGCCAGCAATGTGTACATCCTTCCTTCGTATCGCGAAGGTGTCCCGCGGTCGACACAGGAGGCGATGGGAATGGGCCGTCCGATCATCACCACGGATGTGCCGGGCTGTCGCGAGACAGTGATCGATGGCCGGAACGGGTTGCTGGTCCCTTCCCAGGATTCCGCCCGGCTTGCGGAGGCGATGTTGCGACTTGCAAGTGATCCGGCACTGCGAGCAATGATGGGATGCGAGAGTCGTCGTCTCGCTGAAGCGAAGTTCGACGTGCACCAGGTCAACCAGGAACTGGTCGACCTGCTTGTTCCCGAAAGTCCTCTGAGCGCCGCTGCCTGA
- a CDS encoding sugar phosphate isomerase/epimerase family protein translates to MNLSRRSFLSVAAAAVAAAATPRLFAAPATGPLFRISLAQWSLHKTLRAGKLDNLDFAKTAKETFGIEGIEYVNQFFKDKAKDEKYLAEMKKRAADHGVKSLLIMCDGEGNLGDPDDKKRTTAVENHYKWADAAEFLGCHSIRVNAASKGSFEEQQKLAADGLHRLTEYAEKKNLNVIVENHGGLSSNGEWLAGVMKLVDHPHCGTLPDFGNFRVKDGEWYDRYKGVTELMPYAKAVSAKSHDFDPERPLVTTNGDQETDYLKMMKIVLDAGYHSWVGIEYEGGKVDEIEGIKLTKQLLERVRDELTKKPAAAAPATGTTGFSGYTYGQPTYRYSKAQARQSRRAYRRGV, encoded by the coding sequence ATGAACTTGTCTCGACGTTCGTTCCTGTCCGTTGCCGCCGCCGCTGTTGCCGCAGCCGCGACTCCGCGCCTGTTTGCAGCGCCCGCCACCGGGCCGCTGTTCCGGATTTCGCTGGCACAGTGGTCGCTTCACAAGACGCTCCGCGCCGGCAAGCTCGACAACCTCGACTTCGCGAAGACCGCGAAAGAGACCTTCGGCATCGAGGGAATCGAGTACGTCAATCAGTTCTTCAAGGACAAGGCGAAGGACGAGAAGTACCTCGCCGAAATGAAGAAGCGGGCCGCCGATCATGGCGTCAAGAGCCTGCTCATCATGTGCGACGGCGAAGGGAACCTCGGCGACCCCGATGACAAGAAGCGGACGACCGCCGTCGAGAACCACTACAAATGGGCCGACGCCGCCGAATTCCTCGGCTGCCATTCGATCCGCGTCAATGCCGCGAGCAAGGGCTCGTTCGAAGAGCAGCAGAAGCTGGCGGCCGACGGCCTGCACCGGCTGACCGAGTACGCCGAGAAGAAGAACCTCAACGTCATCGTCGAGAATCACGGCGGGCTGTCGTCGAACGGGGAATGGCTTGCCGGTGTGATGAAGCTCGTCGACCACCCGCACTGCGGCACGCTTCCGGATTTCGGAAATTTCCGCGTGAAAGACGGCGAATGGTACGACCGCTACAAGGGCGTCACGGAACTCATGCCGTACGCCAAGGCCGTCAGCGCCAAGTCGCACGACTTCGACCCGGAACGCCCCCTGGTCACCACCAACGGCGATCAGGAAACCGACTACCTGAAGATGATGAAGATCGTCCTGGATGCCGGTTACCACAGCTGGGTCGGCATCGAGTACGAAGGGGGTAAGGTCGACGAGATTGAAGGCATCAAGCTCACGAAGCAGCTCCTCGAGCGCGTTCGCGACGAACTGACCAAGAAGCCCGCTGCGGCAGCCCCGGCAACGGGAACAACCGGCTTCAGCGGATACACCTACGGCCAGCCCACGTACCGTTATTCGAAGGCGCAGGCGCGGCAGTCACGTCGGGCGTACCGTCGCGGCGTCTGA
- a CDS encoding DUF1990 family protein — MITPLKPTPALIHDFLARQRELPFTYQAVGSTRTSPPEGHDVDHTRVSLGKGEAAFEAGRLALQQWKQFDLDWVTAGPTDTPVEVGQPIAVWARKFGLYWVNACRIVYVQAEEGPLTRFGFAYGTLPGHVEAGEERFLVEWNRQTDEVFYDILAFSRPRHPLIRLAYPLMRRQQRRFARDSAAAMQAVVTGGRAE; from the coding sequence ATGATCACTCCCCTGAAGCCGACGCCAGCTCTCATCCACGACTTCCTCGCCCGGCAGCGCGAATTGCCGTTCACCTACCAGGCGGTTGGCTCGACGCGAACGAGTCCCCCGGAAGGGCACGACGTAGACCACACCCGCGTGTCGCTTGGAAAAGGAGAAGCCGCCTTCGAGGCCGGGCGTCTCGCCCTGCAGCAGTGGAAGCAGTTCGACCTGGATTGGGTGACCGCCGGCCCCACGGACACACCCGTCGAAGTTGGCCAGCCGATCGCAGTCTGGGCCCGCAAGTTTGGCCTGTACTGGGTCAACGCGTGCCGAATCGTTTACGTGCAGGCAGAAGAGGGGCCGTTGACGCGTTTTGGCTTCGCGTACGGGACATTGCCGGGACACGTCGAAGCGGGGGAGGAGCGTTTCCTCGTGGAATGGAACCGCCAGACCGACGAGGTGTTTTACGACATCCTCGCCTTCTCTCGTCCGCGGCATCCGTTGATCCGGCTTGCCTATCCGCTGATGCGTCGACAGCAGCGACGGTTTGCGCGCGACTCCGCCGCCGCCATGCAGGCCGTCGTGACGGGCGGACGGGCAGAGTAG
- a CDS encoding sugar transferase → MYVRFGKRLLDLALAGTALIVFSPAIALVALLVRTRLGSPVLFTQVRPGKDGLPFRMIKFRTMTDARDASGQLLPDDVRLTRFGRLLRSTSLDELPELWNVVRGEMSLVGPRPLLMQYLPLYSEDQRRRHNVLPGLTGWAQVNGRNRTTWEERFAQDTWYVDHASLAVDLRILVLTVLKVVRRDGVAAEGHATMPAFLGNSAEQRRAA, encoded by the coding sequence GTGTATGTTCGATTTGGAAAACGACTGCTCGATCTCGCGCTGGCGGGAACGGCGCTGATCGTGTTCTCGCCCGCGATCGCCCTGGTGGCCCTCCTTGTGCGGACCCGGCTGGGCTCACCCGTGCTGTTCACGCAGGTGCGGCCCGGAAAAGACGGACTCCCGTTTCGGATGATCAAGTTCCGCACGATGACGGATGCTCGAGACGCGTCCGGGCAGTTGCTCCCCGATGACGTTCGGCTCACTCGCTTCGGACGTCTTCTGCGGTCCACGAGCCTCGATGAACTGCCGGAGCTGTGGAACGTCGTCCGCGGGGAGATGAGCCTCGTCGGACCACGCCCCCTGCTGATGCAATACCTCCCTCTGTACTCGGAGGATCAGCGACGTCGACACAACGTCCTTCCGGGACTGACGGGCTGGGCCCAGGTGAACGGCCGGAATCGGACCACATGGGAAGAACGGTTCGCCCAGGACACCTGGTACGTTGACCACGCGTCGCTGGCAGTCGATCTCCGCATCCTGGTGCTCACGGTGTTGAAAGTGGTACGGCGAGACGGCGTCGCTGCCGAAGGGCACGCCACGATGCCAGCCTTCCTGGGAAACTCCGCCGAACAGCGTCGAGCGGCCTGA
- a CDS encoding CsbD family protein — protein sequence MSGKMQEIQGRVKEAAGAIADDESLRREGKLDQATGKVKQAAEKVIDKVTDAAKSVNRAEP from the coding sequence ATGTCTGGAAAAATGCAGGAAATCCAGGGGCGTGTGAAGGAAGCCGCCGGCGCGATTGCCGATGACGAGTCGCTGCGTCGCGAAGGCAAACTCGACCAGGCCACCGGGAAAGTGAAACAGGCCGCCGAGAAGGTCATCGACAAGGTGACCGACGCCGCGAAGAGCGTCAACCGCGCTGAGCCGTAA
- a CDS encoding ParA family protein: protein MRTIAIMNQKGGVGKTTTSVNLAAGLARQGQRVCLIDLDPQAHSSIHLGIEAAGSPDTIYQVFAGGRTFDQVRQLVKENLWVAPSDLDLAATELELVDAAGREFVLKAALERADAEQQFDYIVMDCPPSLSVLTINALCAASEVIIPLQPHFFALQGLSKLLETTALVTRRLNRRLRVSGILLCLYETGTRLAADVTDDLMRFLQASDPQSPWSQARVFNSRIRRNIKLAEAPSFGQSIFDYAPGSSGSIDYGSLVSEVVSGGIAIPAPLAAAA, encoded by the coding sequence ATGCGCACTATTGCGATCATGAATCAGAAAGGTGGCGTCGGGAAAACGACCACCAGCGTGAATCTTGCAGCCGGTCTGGCGCGGCAGGGACAGAGGGTGTGCCTGATCGATCTCGATCCGCAGGCCCATTCGTCCATTCACCTTGGGATCGAAGCGGCCGGAAGCCCGGACACCATTTACCAGGTGTTCGCCGGTGGACGGACCTTCGACCAGGTTCGTCAGCTTGTCAAAGAAAACCTGTGGGTCGCCCCCTCGGATCTCGATCTCGCGGCCACGGAGCTGGAACTGGTCGATGCGGCGGGACGCGAATTCGTGCTGAAGGCGGCCCTCGAGCGGGCCGACGCCGAGCAGCAGTTCGACTACATCGTCATGGACTGCCCGCCTTCCTTGAGCGTGCTGACGATTAACGCCCTCTGCGCGGCGAGTGAAGTCATCATTCCGCTGCAGCCGCATTTCTTTGCCCTGCAGGGGCTGTCGAAACTGCTCGAGACGACTGCACTCGTCACGCGCCGGCTGAACCGCCGGCTGCGCGTCTCGGGAATCCTGCTCTGCCTGTACGAAACCGGAACGCGGCTGGCCGCCGATGTGACGGATGACCTGATGCGGTTCCTCCAGGCGAGCGACCCGCAGTCGCCGTGGTCGCAGGCCCGCGTGTTCAACAGCCGCATCCGCCGCAACATCAAGCTCGCCGAAGCGCCAAGCTTCGGGCAGTCGATCTTCGACTACGCTCCGGGCTCCTCCGGCTCGATCGATTACGGCTCTCTGGTGAGTGAAGTGGTCTCCGGGGGAATTGCGATCCCGGCGCCGCTCGCTGCTGCCGCCTGA
- the ilvB gene encoding biosynthetic-type acetolactate synthase large subunit gives MATAPASQTTKTETLNGADVLVEALVRNGGKMIFAYPGGASMPLHQALRRHREKIRTILPRHEQGGGFAAQGVSRTSDDVGLCMATSGPGATNLVTAIADAKMDSVPLIAITGQVPQQVIGSDAFQETPIVEICRAVTKHHYLITAEDPNCPESVQKTLRDIPRIVKEAFYLAKTGRPGPILIDFPKNVQLSVLEGEIDWDPPFELPGYNPEPKPVSKEQIKQVIAAIKRSRKPILYVGGGVINSGAAAELTKFAKKSNIPVTMTVMGLGAFPGEDPQSLHMLGMHGTVYANYAINEADLLLALGVRFDDRVTGKLEEFALHGKIVHVDIDASEMHKNKEAHIPIIGDVGDFLTKLNAEYTDADKPDTAAWWTQVNEWKERYPLSYKEAEGDAIRPQYAIEELWRQSKARNPYVAVGVGQHQMFAAQFFKFDKPKHWLSSSGLGTMGFGLPAAMGVQARHPNDLVINIDGDGSILMNIQEFATLHCEKLPIKILLLNNQHLGMVMQWEDRFMEGKRAHTYLGPIDHPEWLGEGSGDFYEATYPNFVQIAKGFGLQARHVRSRKELPAAIAEMIASPEPYLLDVITPYQEHVLPMIPGGKSVRDIITE, from the coding sequence TTGGCCACCGCACCCGCCTCACAGACGACCAAAACCGAAACTCTGAATGGAGCTGATGTCCTGGTCGAGGCGCTCGTGCGCAACGGCGGGAAGATGATCTTCGCCTACCCGGGCGGCGCCAGCATGCCGCTCCACCAGGCTCTGCGGCGGCACCGTGAGAAGATCCGCACCATCCTTCCGCGGCACGAGCAGGGGGGAGGTTTCGCCGCCCAGGGCGTTTCGCGGACCAGCGATGACGTCGGTCTGTGCATGGCCACCAGCGGTCCAGGCGCCACGAACCTCGTCACGGCGATCGCCGATGCCAAGATGGATTCGGTTCCGCTCATCGCCATCACCGGCCAGGTGCCGCAGCAGGTCATCGGCAGCGACGCGTTCCAGGAAACGCCGATCGTCGAGATCTGCCGCGCGGTGACCAAGCATCATTACCTGATTACGGCCGAAGATCCGAACTGCCCGGAATCGGTCCAGAAGACGCTGCGGGACATTCCCCGGATCGTCAAAGAGGCGTTCTATCTCGCGAAGACCGGCCGGCCCGGCCCGATCCTGATCGACTTCCCGAAGAACGTTCAGCTCTCGGTTCTGGAAGGTGAGATCGACTGGGACCCGCCGTTCGAACTGCCCGGCTACAACCCGGAGCCGAAGCCGGTTTCCAAAGAGCAGATCAAGCAGGTGATCGCAGCGATCAAGCGGTCGCGCAAGCCGATCCTGTACGTCGGCGGCGGCGTGATCAATTCGGGCGCGGCGGCCGAACTGACGAAGTTCGCGAAGAAGTCGAACATCCCCGTGACGATGACGGTCATGGGCCTGGGCGCCTTCCCCGGCGAAGACCCGCAGTCGCTGCACATGCTGGGCATGCACGGAACGGTCTACGCGAACTACGCCATCAACGAGGCCGACCTCCTGCTGGCGCTCGGCGTGCGGTTCGATGACCGCGTCACCGGGAAGCTGGAAGAGTTCGCGCTGCACGGAAAGATCGTGCACGTCGATATCGACGCCTCCGAGATGCATAAGAACAAGGAAGCCCACATTCCGATCATCGGCGATGTCGGCGACTTCCTGACGAAGCTCAACGCCGAATACACCGACGCCGACAAGCCGGACACGGCCGCGTGGTGGACGCAGGTCAACGAATGGAAGGAACGCTATCCGCTTTCTTATAAGGAGGCGGAAGGCGACGCGATCCGGCCGCAGTACGCCATTGAAGAGCTCTGGCGTCAGTCGAAGGCCCGCAACCCGTACGTTGCCGTCGGCGTGGGCCAGCACCAGATGTTCGCCGCGCAGTTCTTCAAGTTCGATAAACCGAAGCACTGGCTGAGCAGCTCGGGCCTCGGCACGATGGGCTTCGGTCTCCCGGCCGCGATGGGCGTCCAGGCGCGGCATCCCAACGATCTGGTCATCAATATCGACGGCGACGGCTCGATCCTGATGAACATTCAGGAGTTCGCCACCCTCCATTGCGAGAAGCTGCCGATCAAGATCCTGCTGCTGAACAACCAGCACCTCGGCATGGTGATGCAGTGGGAAGACCGTTTCATGGAAGGCAAGCGGGCTCATACCTACCTCGGCCCGATCGACCATCCGGAATGGCTCGGCGAAGGGAGCGGCGACTTCTATGAAGCCACCTATCCGAACTTCGTCCAGATCGCAAAGGGCTTCGGCCTGCAGGCCCGCCATGTCCGCAGCAGGAAGGAACTGCCGGCGGCCATTGCCGAAATGATCGCCAGCCCCGAGCCCTACCTGCTCGACGTGATCACGCCCTACCAGGAACACGTGCTGCCGATGATTCCCGGCGGCAAGAGCGTGCGGGACATCATCACCGAGTAA
- a CDS encoding phosphoribosylanthranilate isomerase, with amino-acid sequence MFVKICGIRDVATARAVAECGPDAIGLNFYRKSSRWLDLPMAERICRVLPAEVEPIGVFVNHAVDEILDIVSHCRIGTVQLHGDEPPDIAEKLIRSGREVIRALRIDEANADRLPEYVAEYREIPLRAFLVDARVDGAYGGSGRKAPWGAIAKAWNCDWPPLILAGGLTPTNIAEGIREAQPWGVDTAGGVESSPAIKDPIKVRAFIDNARTGGR; translated from the coding sequence ATGTTCGTCAAGATCTGCGGAATCCGGGATGTCGCGACCGCGCGGGCCGTGGCCGAATGCGGTCCGGACGCCATCGGACTCAATTTCTACCGCAAGTCGTCGCGGTGGCTCGACCTGCCGATGGCGGAACGCATCTGCCGCGTGCTACCGGCGGAAGTCGAACCGATCGGCGTGTTCGTAAACCATGCGGTCGACGAGATCCTCGACATCGTGAGCCACTGCCGCATCGGAACGGTGCAGCTTCATGGCGACGAACCGCCGGACATCGCAGAGAAACTGATCCGTTCGGGACGGGAAGTCATTCGCGCCTTGCGTATCGATGAGGCGAATGCCGACCGGTTGCCGGAGTACGTCGCCGAATACCGGGAGATTCCGCTGCGGGCGTTCCTGGTGGATGCACGCGTCGACGGGGCCTATGGCGGGTCAGGGCGAAAGGCCCCCTGGGGTGCGATCGCGAAGGCCTGGAACTGCGACTGGCCTCCGCTGATTCTCGCGGGGGGACTCACACCCACGAACATCGCGGAGGGGATCCGCGAAGCCCAACCCTGGGGCGTCGACACCGCGGGAGGTGTCGAAAGCTCACCCGCGATCAAAGACCCGATCAAGGTTCGCGCGTTCATCGACAACGCTCGAACGGGGGGACGGTGA
- a CDS encoding glycosyltransferase, translated as MHVCHLITGLGIGGTPVMLAKLVEALHPRVRFTVIGMTGDEGCAPRLRAMGVPVHTLGMNRGRPHPKALWRLCSLLRSDRPDVLQTWLYHADLMGLLAAKAVAGCPVVWNVRHATLTPGLDSRSTLLAARASAKLSSRGPSAIVVNSQTGLDVHVAAGYAATRMRLIPNGFDLSRFRPDDDARSALRQSLGLAASTPLIGLMSRYSTLKGQPTFVDAMNRLHAASPDAHFVLCGTDITPANAPLQSLVQSTACADRFHLLGERRDIAEIQASLDIAVSASTSEAFSNSIGEALACGVPVVTTNVGDSASLVGDAGRVVDIGDARAMAAACLNILQRTPEDRKELSRRARRRMEEHYEIGVIARRYHELWMSVIKASGRRAA; from the coding sequence ATGCACGTCTGTCATCTCATCACCGGACTCGGCATTGGCGGCACGCCCGTCATGCTGGCGAAGCTCGTCGAAGCACTGCATCCGCGTGTGCGTTTCACCGTGATCGGGATGACGGGCGATGAAGGCTGCGCTCCGCGACTGAGGGCGATGGGAGTGCCGGTTCACACGCTGGGCATGAACCGCGGGCGACCGCACCCGAAGGCATTGTGGCGGCTGTGCTCGCTGCTGCGTTCCGATCGTCCCGACGTCCTCCAGACATGGCTGTACCATGCCGATCTGATGGGGCTCCTGGCGGCGAAGGCGGTAGCCGGATGCCCGGTCGTCTGGAATGTCCGTCATGCCACACTCACGCCAGGTCTCGACAGCCGTTCGACGCTTCTCGCGGCCCGAGCCAGTGCGAAGCTCTCCAGCCGCGGCCCCAGTGCGATCGTCGTGAATTCACAGACCGGGCTCGATGTGCACGTTGCCGCGGGCTACGCCGCGACGCGGATGCGGCTGATTCCGAACGGGTTCGATCTTTCGCGTTTCCGGCCGGACGACGACGCGCGAAGTGCGCTGCGTCAATCGCTCGGGCTGGCGGCATCCACGCCTCTGATCGGCCTGATGTCGCGCTATTCCACACTGAAGGGACAACCGACGTTCGTCGACGCCATGAACCGGCTGCACGCGGCCTCTCCGGACGCGCATTTCGTGCTGTGCGGCACGGACATCACGCCTGCGAACGCGCCGCTCCAGTCGCTTGTGCAATCGACCGCCTGCGCCGATCGGTTCCATCTGCTGGGCGAGCGCCGTGACATTGCGGAGATCCAGGCGTCGCTCGACATCGCCGTCAGCGCATCGACCAGCGAGGCGTTTTCCAACTCCATCGGCGAGGCACTGGCCTGCGGCGTGCCCGTCGTCACGACGAATGTCGGCGATTCGGCCAGCCTGGTCGGCGATGCGGGACGCGTGGTCGACATCGGAGACGCCCGCGCCATGGCGGCGGCGTGCCTCAACATTCTTCAGCGGACTCCGGAAGACCGGAAGGAGTTGAGTCGCCGGGCGCGTCGCCGGATGGAAGAGCACTACGAGATTGGCGTGATCGCCCGGCGCTATCACGAGTTGTGGATGTCGGTCATCAAGGCATCGGGACGCAGGGCGGCCTGA
- the pheS gene encoding phenylalanine--tRNA ligase subunit alpha, which produces MDAVAQISAYEADALAAIAKASNATELEAARIEFLGRAKGRLKDVQALVGKVSAEERPVVGKRFNEVREKVTAACEARQAELNQPKSKVDGIDVTLPGVAIRLGGLHPITQTIQEFRDIMARLGFSTADGPEVEDERHNFEALNIPADHPARDPLDNFYIAAAEKLSGGPKLLRSQTSTVQIRVMETTQPPIRIVSLGRVYRPDEVDATHSCMFHQMEGLMVDRGVTMAHLKTVLRQFVAAYLGSEASIRFRPSFFPFTEPSVEVDMRWRGRWLELGGAGMIDPNVLKAVGYDPEEYTGFAFGLGIERFCMQRFGVSDIRRFYDGDVRFLRQLA; this is translated from the coding sequence ATGGACGCTGTCGCTCAAATCTCTGCCTACGAAGCCGATGCCCTTGCCGCCATTGCGAAGGCGTCGAATGCCACTGAACTCGAGGCCGCCCGCATCGAATTCCTGGGGCGTGCCAAGGGGCGGCTGAAGGATGTGCAGGCGCTCGTTGGCAAGGTCTCGGCTGAGGAGCGGCCGGTCGTCGGCAAGCGGTTCAACGAAGTCCGCGAGAAGGTCACGGCTGCCTGTGAGGCGCGTCAGGCCGAACTGAACCAGCCGAAGTCGAAGGTCGATGGCATCGACGTCACGCTTCCCGGCGTGGCCATCCGCCTGGGCGGCCTGCACCCGATCACGCAGACAATCCAGGAATTCCGCGACATCATGGCCCGGCTTGGCTTCTCGACGGCCGATGGCCCGGAAGTCGAAGACGAGCGGCATAACTTCGAGGCGCTCAATATTCCGGCCGATCACCCGGCCCGCGACCCGCTCGACAACTTCTACATCGCCGCGGCCGAGAAGCTCTCCGGCGGCCCGAAGCTCCTGCGCAGCCAGACGTCGACCGTGCAGATCCGCGTGATGGAGACGACGCAGCCGCCGATCCGGATCGTGTCGCTGGGGCGCGTCTACCGGCCTGATGAAGTCGATGCGACGCACTCCTGCATGTTTCATCAGATGGAAGGTCTGATGGTCGATCGCGGAGTCACGATGGCCCACCTGAAGACGGTGCTCCGCCAGTTCGTTGCGGCCTACCTTGGCAGTGAAGCGTCGATCCGTTTCCGTCCGTCGTTCTTCCCGTTCACCGAGCCTTCGGTCGAGGTCGACATGCGCTGGCGCGGCCGCTGGCTCGAACTCGGCGGCGCCGGGATGATCGATCCCAACGTGCTCAAGGCTGTCGGTTACGATCCGGAAGAGTACACCGGTTTCGCCTTCGGACTCGGCATCGAACGTTTCTGCATGCAGCGCTTCGGCGTGAGCGACATTCGCCGGTTCTACGACGGCGACGTGCGCTTCCTCCGGCAGCTGGCATAG